In a genomic window of Helicobacter sp. MIT 21-1697:
- a CDS encoding glycosyltransferase, whose protein sequence is MGSEIMFYIIVPIFNVEHYLRKCLDSLLAQSYTQWRAILINDGSTDSSNAIINEYAKSDNRFTLLSQDNQGQAVARNRGLECVRELISTLPPPHLA, encoded by the coding sequence GTGGGAAGTGAAATAATGTTTTATATCATCGTGCCTATTTTTAATGTAGAGCATTACTTAAGAAAATGCCTAGATTCACTCCTTGCGCAGAGCTATACGCAATGGAGAGCAATTTTAATCAATGATGGTAGCACGGATTCAAGCAATGCTATCATTAATGAATATGCAAAAAGTGATAATCGCTTTACTCTTTTATCTCAAGACAATCAAGGGCAAGCAGTAGCGCGCAATAGGGGATTAGAATGTGTAAGAGAACTTATCTCTACTCTACCCCCCCCCCACTTGGCTTAA